A region of Bacteroidota bacterium DNA encodes the following proteins:
- the sprA gene encoding cell surface protein SprA yields the protein MIILAAAFIAMLLLCPRVAHAQIGSLADSLARVDSLVRADSLRADSVQRGLAFPFPGRNDTAVAAQRLRMRDSLRAHRDSLNFFRDSLHVRRDTLKVDTTWVVYKDSTSRIRQFVHRRRDGPSAEFFPRENQRLFLRVRSPAYTRDVTIDSSGQYVSAREMVNGKDVRIPNAVPLNDYIQLRSRQEIRNNWREFVSKYQYKENRDQLGGFFSSLTSIEIPVPANPLLSIFGGRGIKLNVSGAVDIRAAFRNQKSDQVTVSQLDQSRSEPDFNQDVQVNVNGTVGDKLNILADWNTQRTFEYENQLKIKYTGYDDEIVQSVEAGNVSLQTPSLIGGGQALFGIKARMQAGPMTLTTLLSQKKGQTKELTLTGGAQSNAFDLYPWQYSRNYYFVDTSYRKNWEVLHSSTIPDIGPYPDIVNKQIVQIDVWQNVQIINQQNYGTYVKASAYIDMPPHQLATRSNPGTPLDTAAIALFDTTSPGRFKSGYWTRLDPSKDYRYDRYGGYITILTNVNEQVAYAVNYITADGTVYGDSVEHKFYLKMVKPENLQDHPSYKPAWDLMLKNVYPLGGRDLKQEGFDFKLLRRTEAAPIFQIYSTNLLQVLSLDRFNASGVLPPDGVFDFLKGITVDVDRAEVIFPTLRPFDSTIVQYFRKTNGIAISDSLLFHDIYDTTVAAVQNNNANNRYYMHVTSSTSQSSRYPLGFNLVEGSVQVLLNGSPLQPNIDYTVDYIVGEVVIRNPAALVPGANVQVKYETNDLFQLASKTLIGARGEVSNFLPNTNLGFTVMNLSQATLSDKVRLGEEPTQNLIGGADMTTSFNLPFLTSLIGSIPFYHTREMSSIRLSGEAAYVIPNPNTKTSTIADDNGASIAYLDDFEGARRTIPLPISYTQWHLASPPVYSLLPGGLTPAERSYYKAKLAWYNRLPSDVVSQEIWPLRQVRTGENQVTVLNLDYDPDRRGMFNYSPRLDSTLHREGTAFDLIDPRDSRQLRQRNWAGVMRYMNNTGGLLDQNISYLELWMKVSGPDLQELKHGRLYVDLGRISEDVIPNGRLNSEDLIVSPDNPSGIPNNVLNPGEDVGLDMLADSAERRVYADFLESNRDDSKIDSLRLDPSGDDWAYVTGSGDFSHLNGEEGNGNAVDGRLPETEDLNSNGSADQVDLYAEYEVPLDSVYIDSLGREQRNTLIVGGNVWRQIRIPLFDANRIIGGEQSITSVLSDVQYMRLWVSGVQHPVSIRIAEMDFVGNQWLERTQSDSTLKVSTVNIEDNPSYVSPPGVIRERDKTQPDQVILGNEQSLALILDGLRRGDSRQVYRSFAVRPLDLFNYKAMKMFVHGDNAFGFFGPDRYDAEVFIRFGSDSLNFYEYRAPVHPGWDPLNDMNIVFSELTSVKASRDSVNKLFIDPVSKYRKDAPPGASYGIRGNPSLRQIREISIGIENPAAQGGRFPLVGQVWVNELRLTDVNNAKGYAYHFDTQVKLADLGGVSFNYAKTDPNFHALDQSFGNQNTTVSWGVNSSISLDKFFSPAWAGTTVPLGYSHTENLTKPVYLPGSDVVVTSAADRAAGSRTDPKESARVRDSVITGSQYLHVQDSYSLPNFRLVLPTQLWFIRDTFSKLSYSFNYTTAHDRDPSITTRSSWLWNFRVSYGLSLPEYYVQPFKSIFSGIFMLDGFKDWKFYYVPINNLSANVSAQRSRTFELGSDPASIPRDTRNFSGGKSFGFGWKLTEGGLLGLAGDYGASLDKNLLPLDNDSVGRGFQKILRAIFVAGEDSRFGQRVTINSKPKIPDVFDLPKYATLNAGYAVNYGWQNSFQNGDLGKSAGWDNNITLSLDFRLKSFTDPWFRSSGDAAQPPAPSAAPKNPSDTSAGKDKPQTEKKSNASGLLAGLKTAAKIFLQIPFLNYETINISFSQTNRVSNSGVVGATGFQNFWARAPWQGSLPRYGPSRLYQLGLVSDPSGDLRFTPSSRFPFLGWTTEPGIRPPYGALSDQFGQTNNVTLRTNRPLWEGATLELNWKVGWQFQKNTTFQTNQFGFRDSNSATFATQGSIERTYLSIPPVFIFKPISGSLEKVGKNYDEALGKGTPAADALAESFEKGLEALPFLNRIFGQYVPRPNWTVRWDGVEKVIGISSVVDRMSFEHSYSSSFRRDFRGDLTSDLGGERTDVERVVYGFAPLLGVNASFKEVLKGNLSGNLRYNTATTYDLNIAGLNIVETGTQEMSLSLTYSRKGFKFPLFGLNLSNDVDLSVTFSRAKNARRSYDPAFLSLSQEGIPIEGSTRTNLEPRIRYVLSSRVSAALFYRLTKIAPDDQGSPIPGTTTNEAGVEIHITI from the coding sequence GTGATTATCCTTGCGGCGGCGTTCATCGCCATGCTGCTGCTTTGCCCGCGCGTGGCCCATGCTCAGATCGGGTCGCTGGCCGACTCGCTCGCCCGCGTGGATTCGCTTGTGCGGGCCGACTCCCTCAGGGCGGACAGCGTTCAGAGGGGCCTTGCGTTCCCGTTCCCGGGGCGAAACGATACTGCGGTTGCCGCGCAGCGGCTGAGGATGCGGGACTCGCTCCGGGCCCACCGCGACTCGCTCAACTTTTTCCGCGATTCCCTCCATGTGCGGCGCGATACCCTGAAAGTCGACACGACCTGGGTGGTGTACAAGGATTCGACCTCCCGGATACGGCAATTCGTCCACCGGCGGCGGGACGGACCTTCGGCCGAATTTTTTCCGCGGGAAAACCAGCGGCTCTTCCTCCGCGTCCGTTCACCCGCCTATACGCGCGATGTGACGATCGATTCGTCGGGGCAATACGTCAGCGCCCGCGAGATGGTCAACGGCAAGGATGTCAGAATCCCCAACGCGGTGCCCCTGAACGATTACATCCAGCTCCGTTCCCGGCAGGAAATCCGGAACAACTGGCGCGAGTTCGTCAGCAAATATCAGTACAAGGAAAACCGTGATCAGCTCGGCGGCTTCTTCTCTTCCCTGACGAGCATCGAGATTCCCGTTCCCGCGAACCCGCTCCTGAGCATTTTCGGCGGCAGGGGCATCAAGCTGAACGTGTCGGGCGCGGTCGATATCCGGGCGGCGTTCAGGAACCAGAAGTCCGACCAGGTCACGGTCTCGCAGCTCGATCAATCCCGCAGCGAGCCCGACTTCAATCAGGACGTGCAGGTCAACGTCAACGGCACCGTGGGCGACAAGCTGAACATCCTCGCGGACTGGAACACGCAGCGGACCTTCGAGTACGAGAACCAGTTGAAGATCAAGTACACCGGGTACGACGACGAGATCGTCCAGAGCGTCGAAGCCGGAAACGTTTCGCTCCAGACCCCGTCGCTGATCGGTGGCGGCCAGGCGCTCTTCGGGATCAAGGCGAGGATGCAGGCGGGGCCGATGACGCTCACGACGCTCCTCTCGCAGAAAAAGGGGCAGACGAAAGAGCTGACCCTCACCGGCGGCGCTCAATCGAACGCGTTCGATCTCTACCCGTGGCAATACAGCAGAAACTATTATTTCGTCGACACCTCCTACCGGAAAAACTGGGAAGTCCTGCACAGCTCCACGATCCCCGATATCGGTCCCTATCCCGACATCGTGAACAAGCAGATCGTGCAGATCGACGTCTGGCAGAACGTCCAGATCATCAACCAGCAGAATTACGGCACCTACGTGAAGGCGTCGGCCTACATCGATATGCCGCCGCACCAGCTGGCCACGCGGTCGAACCCCGGGACTCCGCTCGACACGGCCGCGATCGCCCTGTTCGATACCACCTCTCCCGGGCGGTTTAAATCGGGGTACTGGACCAGGCTCGATCCGTCCAAGGACTACCGGTACGACCGGTATGGCGGTTACATTACGATTCTCACGAACGTCAACGAGCAGGTGGCCTACGCGGTGAATTACATCACCGCCGACGGCACCGTCTACGGGGACAGCGTCGAGCACAAATTCTATCTGAAGATGGTCAAGCCGGAAAACCTTCAGGATCATCCGAGCTATAAACCGGCGTGGGACCTGATGTTGAAGAACGTCTATCCGCTCGGGGGGAGGGATTTGAAGCAGGAAGGGTTCGATTTCAAGCTTCTTCGGCGGACGGAGGCGGCGCCGATCTTCCAGATCTACAGCACGAATCTGCTCCAGGTCCTCTCTCTCGACCGCTTCAATGCGTCGGGTGTCCTGCCCCCGGACGGCGTCTTCGATTTTCTGAAGGGGATCACGGTGGACGTCGACCGTGCGGAGGTGATCTTCCCGACGCTCCGGCCGTTCGATTCCACGATCGTCCAGTATTTCCGGAAGACCAACGGGATCGCAATCTCGGACTCGCTTCTGTTTCACGACATTTACGACACGACGGTCGCGGCCGTCCAGAACAATAACGCGAACAACCGGTACTACATGCACGTCACCTCCTCGACCTCCCAGTCGAGCCGTTACCCGCTCGGTTTCAACCTGGTCGAAGGAAGCGTGCAGGTCTTGCTGAACGGTTCCCCGCTTCAGCCCAATATCGATTACACCGTCGATTATATCGTCGGCGAGGTGGTTATCCGGAACCCCGCGGCCCTCGTTCCCGGGGCGAACGTGCAGGTGAAATACGAAACGAACGACCTGTTCCAGCTTGCCTCCAAGACGCTGATCGGCGCCCGCGGCGAGGTGTCGAATTTTCTTCCCAACACGAACCTCGGGTTCACCGTGATGAACCTCAGCCAGGCGACGCTGAGCGACAAAGTCCGTTTGGGAGAGGAGCCCACGCAAAACCTGATCGGCGGCGCCGATATGACGACGTCGTTCAACCTCCCGTTCCTGACCAGTCTCATCGGCTCGATCCCGTTCTACCACACCAGGGAGATGTCGAGCATCAGGCTGAGCGGTGAGGCCGCCTATGTCATTCCAAACCCGAACACGAAGACGAGCACGATCGCCGACGATAACGGCGCAAGCATCGCGTACCTCGATGATTTTGAGGGAGCGAGGCGCACGATTCCGCTCCCGATCTCGTACACCCAGTGGCATCTCGCGAGCCCGCCGGTCTATTCCCTGCTTCCCGGCGGTCTTACCCCCGCCGAACGATCCTATTACAAGGCTAAGCTGGCCTGGTATAACCGCCTTCCGAGCGACGTGGTTTCTCAGGAGATCTGGCCGCTGCGACAGGTGCGCACCGGGGAAAACCAGGTGACCGTGCTGAACCTCGATTACGACCCCGATCGCCGGGGGATGTTTAATTATTCTCCGAGGCTCGACTCCACGCTTCACCGGGAGGGAACGGCCTTCGATCTGATCGATCCCAGGGACAGCCGGCAGCTCCGCCAGAGGAACTGGGCCGGTGTGATGCGGTACATGAACAACACGGGAGGGCTCCTCGACCAGAACATCTCCTACCTTGAACTCTGGATGAAAGTATCGGGCCCGGATCTGCAGGAGCTGAAGCACGGGCGGCTGTACGTCGATCTCGGGCGCATCAGCGAGGATGTGATTCCGAACGGCCGTTTAAATTCCGAAGATCTCATCGTCTCGCCCGATAACCCGAGCGGGATTCCGAACAACGTCCTGAACCCCGGGGAGGATGTGGGCCTCGACATGCTTGCGGACAGCGCGGAGCGGCGCGTCTATGCCGATTTCCTCGAGTCGAACCGGGACGATTCGAAGATCGACTCTCTTCGCCTCGATCCGAGCGGCGACGACTGGGCCTATGTCACCGGTTCGGGGGACTTCAGCCATCTGAACGGCGAGGAAGGGAACGGCAACGCGGTGGACGGCCGCCTTCCCGAAACCGAGGATCTGAACAGCAACGGATCGGCGGACCAGGTCGACCTCTACGCGGAATACGAAGTGCCGCTCGACAGCGTCTACATCGATTCGCTCGGCAGGGAGCAGCGTAACACGCTCATCGTCGGCGGGAACGTATGGCGGCAGATACGGATTCCTCTTTTTGACGCGAACCGCATCATCGGCGGAGAGCAGTCGATCACGTCCGTCCTCAGCGACGTGCAGTACATGCGCCTCTGGGTCTCCGGCGTGCAGCACCCGGTGAGCATCAGGATAGCGGAAATGGATTTTGTCGGGAACCAGTGGCTCGAGCGCACACAGAGCGACTCGACGTTGAAGGTCTCTACGGTCAATATCGAGGACAATCCCTCGTACGTCTCGCCCCCCGGAGTGATCCGCGAGCGGGACAAGACCCAGCCGGACCAGGTCATCCTCGGCAACGAGCAATCGCTCGCGCTCATTCTCGACGGCCTGAGGCGCGGGGATTCCCGCCAGGTGTACCGTTCGTTCGCCGTGAGGCCGCTGGATCTCTTCAATTACAAGGCGATGAAGATGTTCGTGCACGGAGACAACGCGTTCGGCTTTTTCGGGCCGGACCGGTACGACGCGGAGGTCTTCATCCGGTTCGGATCCGATTCGCTGAATTTCTACGAGTACCGGGCCCCGGTTCATCCGGGATGGGACCCCCTCAACGACATGAACATCGTCTTCTCCGAGCTCACATCGGTGAAGGCGAGCAGGGATTCCGTGAATAAACTGTTCATCGATCCGGTCAGCAAGTACCGGAAAGACGCTCCTCCGGGAGCTTCATACGGCATCAGGGGAAATCCATCGCTCCGGCAGATCCGCGAGATCTCGATCGGCATCGAAAACCCCGCGGCGCAGGGCGGGCGATTTCCTCTCGTGGGACAGGTATGGGTCAATGAGCTCCGCCTCACCGATGTCAACAATGCCAAGGGCTATGCGTACCACTTCGACACCCAGGTGAAGCTCGCGGACCTGGGCGGAGTGAGCTTCAACTATGCGAAAACCGATCCGAACTTTCACGCCCTCGACCAGAGTTTCGGAAACCAGAACACCACGGTGAGCTGGGGAGTCAACTCGAGCATCTCGCTCGACAAGTTCTTCTCGCCGGCATGGGCGGGAACGACGGTTCCGCTGGGGTACTCTCACACCGAGAATCTCACCAAACCCGTCTACCTCCCGGGGAGCGACGTGGTCGTGACGTCCGCCGCGGACAGGGCGGCGGGCAGCCGGACCGACCCCAAGGAGTCCGCACGGGTGCGCGACAGCGTCATCACGGGATCGCAGTACCTCCACGTGCAGGACTCCTATTCACTTCCCAACTTCCGCCTCGTCCTGCCGACGCAGTTGTGGTTCATTCGCGACACGTTCAGCAAGCTGTCATACTCGTTCAATTACACGACCGCGCACGACAGGGATCCCTCGATCACGACGCGAAGCTCGTGGCTGTGGAATTTCAGGGTCAGTTACGGATTGTCCCTCCCGGAATACTATGTGCAGCCGTTCAAGAGTATCTTCAGCGGGATTTTCATGCTGGACGGATTCAAGGATTGGAAATTCTATTATGTTCCGATCAACAACCTTTCGGCGAATGTCAGCGCCCAGCGCTCCCGCACGTTCGAACTCGGGAGCGATCCGGCGAGCATTCCCAGGGATACGCGAAACTTCAGCGGCGGGAAATCGTTCGGGTTCGGCTGGAAGCTGACCGAAGGCGGCCTCCTCGGCCTCGCCGGCGATTATGGCGCATCGCTCGACAAGAACCTGCTTCCCCTCGACAACGACAGCGTGGGGCGCGGTTTCCAAAAGATTCTTCGAGCCATCTTCGTCGCGGGCGAAGACAGCCGGTTCGGCCAGAGGGTGACGATTAATTCGAAGCCGAAGATTCCGGACGTGTTCGATCTTCCGAAATATGCCACGCTGAACGCCGGGTACGCCGTGAACTACGGCTGGCAAAACTCCTTCCAGAACGGGGACCTGGGAAAGAGCGCGGGATGGGACAACAATATCACCCTTTCGCTCGATTTCCGGTTGAAGTCCTTTACCGACCCGTGGTTCCGGTCGTCGGGTGACGCCGCCCAGCCGCCGGCGCCTTCCGCCGCCCCGAAAAACCCTTCGGACACGTCGGCGGGGAAGGACAAACCGCAGACCGAGAAGAAAAGCAACGCCTCCGGCCTGCTCGCGGGCCTGAAGACCGCCGCCAAAATATTCCTGCAAATCCCCTTTCTCAATTACGAGACGATCAACATATCCTTCTCGCAGACGAACAGGGTCTCGAACAGCGGAGTGGTCGGCGCGACCGGATTTCAGAATTTTTGGGCTCGCGCGCCCTGGCAGGGCTCGCTGCCCCGCTACGGTCCGTCGCGCCTCTACCAGCTCGGCCTTGTTTCGGACCCGTCGGGAGATCTGCGGTTCACGCCCAGCTCGCGCTTTCCTTTTCTGGGGTGGACGACGGAACCGGGGATTCGGCCCCCCTACGGCGCCCTGTCCGATCAATTCGGCCAGACAAACAACGTCACGCTCCGGACGAACCGCCCGCTGTGGGAAGGCGCGACTCTCGAGCTCAACTGGAAGGTCGGGTGGCAGTTCCAGAAGAATACGACCTTCCAGACCAACCAGTTCGGGTTCCGCGACAGCAACAGCGCCACCTTCGCGACCCAGGGGAGCATCGAGCGCACGTACCTCTCGATTCCTCCGGTCTTCATCTTCAAGCCGATCAGCGGCAGCCTCGAGAAGGTCGGCAAGAATTATGACGAGGCCCTCGGAAAGGGGACTCCCGCCGCGGACGCGCTCGCGGAATCGTTCGAAAAGGGGCTGGAAGCTCTTCCGTTTCTCAACAGGATCTTCGGCCAGTATGTGCCGCGTCCGAACTGGACCGTCCGCTGGGACGGGGTCGAGAAGGTCATCGGAATTTCGAGCGTCGTCGACCGCATGTCGTTTGAACACTCCTACTCCTCGAGCTTCCGGAGGGACTTCCGGGGGGACCTGACCAGCGACCTCGGGGGAGAGCGGACGGACGTGGAGCGCGTCGTCTACGGCTTCGCTCCGCTTCTCGGCGTGAACGCCTCGTTCAAGGAAGTGTTGAAGGGCAATTTGTCCGGGAACCTCCGGTACAATACGGCCACCACGTACGACCTGAACATCGCCGGGCTGAACATCGTGGAGACGGGGACGCAGGAAATGTCCCTGTCGCTGACCTACTCCCGCAAAGGGTTCAAGTTCCCGCTGTTCGGGCTGAACCTGAGCAACGACGTCGATCTCTCCGTCACGTTCTCGCGCGCCAAGAACGCGCGGCGCTCGTACGACCCCGCGTTTCTCAGCCTCAGCCAGGAAGGTATCCCGATCGAGGGGAGCACCCGGACAAATCTTGAACCGAGGATCCGGTATGTGCTGAGCAGCAGGGTGTCGGCGGCTCTCTTCTACCGGCTGACGAAAATCGCGCCCGATGATCAGGGCTCGCCCATCCCCGGAACGACGACGAACGAAGCGGGGGTCGAGATCCATATTACGATCTGA
- a CDS encoding LptF/LptG family permease — MRLDFHILRAHIAPFLFSFVTLMFIFLLQFVMKFIDQLVGKGLSWWVIGELITLNLAWMVVLAGPMSVLVSTLMGFGTLSANHEVTAMKAGGMSLYRMMLPVLLVSLVLTYLMIEFYNKVLPEANHRVKVLMVDIRKVKPTLAILPGLFSQELAGYSILARKTFENSNDLEGITIYDYTDPATNVVVTAERGKVSFTPDQRKLIMDLFNGEIHQVGTSNFQSYRRMRYVRHRIVMNTEGFDFERSNENALSRGDREMSAGDLQRLADSLEVVNAAARSRVPLSGREGFTPYGAFRRSIPGSPGAPSLPLRAQAIQLAIVNARATASAIDNQMMLVKYNQDQINQYLVEFNKHYAIPVACIVFVFIGAPLGIMARRGTFAVAASMSFGFFLIYWAALIGGEKLADRAIIPPWIGMWGADIVIGAIGIYLTVRMGRETPSINWAWFRRFVPRSLRTPVEPGAEGEGL, encoded by the coding sequence ATGCGTCTCGATTTCCACATTCTCCGCGCCCACATTGCGCCCTTCCTCTTCTCGTTTGTGACGCTGATGTTCATTTTTCTCCTCCAGTTCGTCATGAAATTCATCGACCAGCTCGTGGGAAAAGGCCTCAGCTGGTGGGTGATCGGGGAGTTGATCACGCTGAATCTGGCCTGGATGGTGGTCCTCGCGGGCCCCATGTCCGTCCTCGTCTCCACATTGATGGGTTTCGGAACGCTCTCGGCGAACCACGAGGTCACCGCCATGAAGGCGGGCGGGATGAGCCTCTACCGGATGATGCTTCCGGTTCTCCTCGTCTCGCTGGTCCTTACCTACCTGATGATCGAGTTTTACAACAAGGTGCTTCCCGAGGCGAACCACCGGGTAAAAGTCCTGATGGTCGACATCCGGAAGGTGAAGCCCACGCTCGCGATCCTTCCGGGCCTCTTCTCGCAGGAGCTCGCCGGCTACAGCATCCTCGCGCGGAAGACTTTCGAGAATTCCAACGACCTGGAGGGGATCACGATCTACGATTATACCGATCCGGCCACGAATGTCGTCGTCACCGCCGAGCGCGGCAAGGTGAGCTTCACGCCCGACCAGCGAAAACTGATCATGGATCTCTTCAACGGAGAAATTCACCAGGTCGGGACGAGCAACTTCCAGTCGTACCGGAGGATGCGGTATGTCCGCCACCGTATCGTGATGAATACGGAAGGGTTTGATTTTGAGCGGTCGAACGAAAACGCGCTGAGCCGCGGCGACCGGGAAATGAGCGCCGGGGACCTGCAACGCCTGGCCGACAGCCTCGAGGTCGTGAACGCCGCGGCCCGCTCCAGGGTGCCGCTCTCCGGCCGCGAAGGCTTTACCCCCTACGGGGCGTTTCGCCGGAGTATCCCCGGATCCCCGGGCGCCCCGTCCCTCCCTCTCCGCGCGCAGGCGATCCAGCTTGCGATCGTGAACGCGCGCGCGACGGCGAGCGCGATCGACAACCAGATGATGCTTGTCAAGTACAACCAGGACCAGATCAACCAGTATCTCGTCGAGTTCAACAAGCACTATGCGATTCCCGTCGCATGCATCGTCTTCGTGTTCATCGGCGCGCCCCTCGGGATCATGGCCCGCCGCGGGACGTTTGCGGTCGCGGCTTCGATGAGCTTCGGATTTTTTCTCATCTACTGGGCCGCTCTGATCGGCGGAGAGAAGCTCGCCGACCGCGCGATCATCCCCCCCTGGATCGGGATGTGGGGGGCGGATATCGTCATCGGCGCCATCGGAATCTATCTCACCGTCCGGATGGGGCGCGAAACCCCCTCGATCAACTGGGCCTGGTTCCGGAGATTCGTCCCGCGATCGCTCAGAACCCCCGTCGAGCCGGGCGCCGAAGGGGAAGGCCTCTGA
- the lptG gene encoding LPS export ABC transporter permease LptG: MRIIDRYILRQFIQTALFSLLAFMVIFVVVDMMENLDDFLDRSAGIGLIATYYMYFLPEIIKLMIPVAMLLSALFTTGRLSTFNELTTLKSGGMSLYRFMAPLLIFALLVSGVSIYFNGWIVPFANKKKFELGRNYFQKNVEYVAKNNIYIQDSPVRILSIGMFEDSRAVAHQVSIQEFDPNDPTVLRARYDAAEMRWDPEQKSWSLFNGTWRRFDGGKESMQPFVSRAVGALNFSAEDIRKKQQKPDEMDLPDLRQFIENQRRAGQDVARWMVDLYGKSAFPFASVVVVLFGIPFSSVKRRSGLGVEFGIALGVCFLYMIFLKVSQAFGYNGDLDPLLTAWLANIIFLAAGIYNLIRVPK; encoded by the coding sequence ATGAGGATCATCGACCGGTACATCCTCCGCCAGTTCATTCAGACCGCGCTCTTCTCGCTTCTCGCCTTCATGGTGATCTTCGTGGTCGTCGACATGATGGAAAACCTGGACGATTTTCTCGACCGGAGCGCCGGCATCGGGCTGATCGCGACCTACTACATGTATTTTCTTCCCGAGATCATCAAGCTGATGATCCCCGTCGCGATGCTTCTGTCGGCTCTGTTTACCACGGGCCGCCTCTCCACGTTCAACGAGCTCACGACGTTGAAATCGGGCGGGATGAGCCTCTACCGGTTCATGGCTCCGCTCCTGATTTTCGCGCTGCTCGTGAGCGGCGTCTCGATTTATTTCAACGGATGGATCGTGCCGTTCGCGAACAAGAAGAAGTTCGAGCTCGGGCGGAATTACTTTCAAAAGAACGTCGAGTACGTGGCGAAGAACAACATCTACATCCAGGATTCGCCTGTGAGAATCCTTTCGATCGGCATGTTCGAGGACAGCCGCGCCGTCGCGCACCAGGTGAGCATCCAGGAGTTCGATCCGAACGATCCGACCGTCCTCCGCGCCCGGTACGACGCGGCCGAGATGCGCTGGGACCCCGAACAGAAATCGTGGAGCCTGTTTAACGGGACATGGAGGAGATTCGACGGAGGGAAGGAATCGATGCAACCGTTCGTGTCCCGCGCCGTCGGGGCGTTGAATTTTTCAGCGGAGGACATCAGGAAAAAGCAGCAGAAGCCGGATGAAATGGACCTCCCGGACCTCCGCCAGTTCATCGAGAATCAGAGGCGGGCGGGGCAGGACGTGGCGCGGTGGATGGTGGACCTCTACGGAAAATCCGCCTTTCCGTTCGCAAGCGTGGTGGTCGTGCTCTTCGGAATTCCGTTCTCGTCGGTCAAGCGGCGGAGCGGCCTCGGGGTGGAGTTCGGCATCGCCCTGGGGGTCTGCTTCCTCTACATGATCTTCCTGAAGGTGAGCCAGGCGTTCGGCTACAACGGCGACCTGGACCCGCTGTTGACGGCGTGGCTCGCGAACATCATCTTCCTCGCCGCGGGGATTTACAACCTGATCCGTGTGCCGAAGTAG
- a CDS encoding GIY-YIG nuclease family protein — MRGRPGTKPSYVYILSNFNRTTFYTGVTTDLRARVQTHRDTAGSKFATKYKLKDLVYYEVFNQIREAIQREKALKKWHREWKIRLIQSVNPDMRDLSQEIPWTW; from the coding sequence ATACGGGGGAGGCCCGGTACGAAGCCCAGCTACGTTTACATCCTTTCCAACTTCAACCGCACGACATTCTATACCGGTGTGACGACTGATCTGCGCGCACGCGTTCAAACTCACAGGGATACTGCAGGCTCGAAGTTCGCAACCAAGTACAAACTCAAGGACCTGGTCTATTACGAAGTGTTCAATCAGATCCGGGAAGCGATCCAAAGAGAGAAAGCGCTGAAGAAGTGGCACAGGGAGTGGAAGATTCGTCTCATCCAGTCGGTCAATCCGGATATGCGTGATCTATCTCAGGAGATTCCCTGGACATGGTGA